The genomic segment GTTGCATGTGAATTACTGCCAAGTCATGATTCCCTTGACGAAAGTGAAGTGCTCTTCGTGGTTTCTCTGAGCACCGATAAGCGTCGCGCCGTTTCTTTAACGGAGACCGAGAAGCCTGAATGGACCGCCGTGCAGGACCGTTCAAAACGGGCGGAGGCGATGTTAGCAACATTTAGCAAGCCTCCTCGAGATAATTTGAGGCACCACAACGTTGTTGAGCTCTGTGACTGACCATTAGACATTCTAGTGGCACATCTTGTATTGAATAATATTCGAGACTAACAGACTTATAGTTCGTCTCAGCCGCCTCAGTCTAGAGTAAGTTTGACAAGAGCCCTGAAGACGAAAGAGTGAGGTGGACGGTTCGTTCTGACCGGGCCGGCAAAAGGCGGGGCGAGAGCCACTAACAGCGACCGCTGCAGGTGACCTGCATGAACGCGCCGCCGAACCGGAAAAAGACCCCTAATTAAGCCTGGAGCGCGAGTTCCAGGTGTGCTCCAGCTACCTCCACGCAGTACCTGACGCCATGGCATTGCGCGTTTCTGAGCTCCCAAAAGTCCCTAAGCTGACGTACCTCGAACATCGGACTTCAACAGCTTCACCACGTCTGACGAACAACACCACGACAACATCAGCGTACGAATCTGTCTCAAGAACCCCGCAATCGTCTGGTACAACATCGAAGCCTTTCCTCCGAACCTCTGCCTAGCCCTGGGAAACCCCGCGATCCCTTCCAGCTTTCCCATTCATACCACAACAACAGAACCAAAAACATACATCATGGACTTTGCTCCCTACCAATCCTCCCCGCCGGAGCGCGAACGAGCCCTCTCCCCGCCTCTCGCGTCGCCGCGCGCCTCGGCCGATATTCGAAGACCCTTTTCGCCGTACGGCCAGCCGTCACCCCCGCCCCTGCAACACCCGCAACCGCAGCGCGGATGGCAGCCGAACCTGCCAGGGTCCTATCCCACGGCGGACGCGCACCGGGAGGGCGTGAGCGAGTTCGATACGAGCCTGGGGATCAGGCTGGATTACGAGGCTGCGTTGGCGTATCTGGCGTTTCCGCCGCTGGGTGCGATATTGCTGTTGATTGGGGAGCGGAATAGTGATTATGTGAGGTACGTGGGGTGTTGTTCTGGGGGTGTCGAGGTTCTGACAATAATGCGACGGCCTCTCTACGAGCGAGGCATATTGCTCGTTATATCGGGTCGCTGACATCAAGCAGGTTTCACGCATGGCAGTCGGCACTGCTGTTCACGGCCGTCATGATCTTCCACCTGGTGTTCCTCTCATGGTCCAAGTTCCTGAGCTGGTTCTTCTTCATCGGCGACCTGTTTGTCATGGTGTGGCTGGCGCTGAAGGCGTACCAAGATGCGGATACGCTAGATAGGTATGTTTGTTGGTGGAGCGGAGAATGAGCCCGTTGCTAAGGGGACATTGTGCTGACCATGTGTACTAGATTCGAGGTTCCCGTACTTGGCGCCCTGGCCAGCCGGATTCTTGACGACGAATGAAATTTGACGACTCGACGAGAAGCCTGAGGGAAAGGAATTACTGTGTTGTAAGATGGCGAGGGAAGTGCCTTGATGACTTATTGTTGTACATATcatatacccttttaatcagtcggagagagagagacgcaTCTCGACCTAGGCCAGCTGGTCTTTTTGTCTCATAGATGTACCATGTTGTCTGTTTGAATGACAAGAGAAATGAGTTCAATGTGCCATGATATCAGATGACAGCATGGCTTGGTGAAGTGGTTCTGGTAATATCTCGTCGATGAAGTGAGatgtacttagtaatatcgtACCGTGTACAGGTATGTTTCTGCACAGTCAAAAGCACTGTAGCCGGATGCGGTCGGACTTTCCTCCTAGCGCTTTCCGGCCTGGCCATTTGACGCACAGGGCAACACCAGGCTGATTACGCGACTGTTGCTTGCCTTGAGGTCCAGCTCGAGCCTCACTGCCCAGTACCTCACCCACGCAGCTCCGAAGCTGTCCCTTTCTGCTCCATCACAAACCCACGACGACACACCGGTATCGACCCGACCCGGCCCCATCACCAATCCCTCTCACGCTTTGACGATAGAAACGGCGAATTGTATCTTTGACGAACATCTACCTTTAATATCCCCCTCCCGTCCCCCACACACACCCCGCCACCATGTCGACCCTTGAAGAGCTCGACGACCTCGATCGTCAGGACAAGAACGACAAGAGAGACGAGGGCGACAAGgacaagaaggagaagaagcccaCTAACGATGGTGATGCCGATATGGAGGATGCTGAGAAGGAGGAAGACATCCTTGACGACGAGATCCTGAACCTCAGCACGCAGGACATTCAGACACGCAAACGGCTGCTCGAGAACGACTCCAGAATCATGCGCAGCGAACTGCAACGGTTGACGCACGAGAAGGCGACTATGGGGGAGAAGATCAAGGAGAACCTCGACAAGATTGCTAACAACCGGTATGCTACTTACTTCCCTCCCTCACCCCCGACCAACGATGACGGAATGGACGACTGACATAATCCATCTTACAGGCAATTACCCTACCTTGTCGGCAATGTCGTTGAACTCCTAGATCTCGACCCTACTGCCGAGTCATTGGAGGAGGGTGCCAACATCGATCTGGATGCCACCCGCGTGGGCAAGTCCGCAGTCATCAAGACCTCCACAAGACAAACCATCTTCCTCCCGTTGATCGGTTTGGTCGACCCCACCACCCTGAAGCCTGGCGACCTGATTGGCGTCAATAAGGACTCCTACCTCATTCTTGACACGCTTCCGGCCGAGTATGACAGCAGAGTCAAGGCCATGGAGGTCGATGAGAAGCCGACAGAGAAGTACACGGACGTTGGTGGTCTCGACAAGCAGATTGAAGAGCTGGTCGAGGCCATTGTCTGGCCCATGAAGGAGGCGGAGCGGTTCAAGAAGATTGGCATCAAGGCGCCAAAGGGTACGACCGAATACCAGAGGCTCATTAGGCGATATACTGACCATACTTATAGGTGCCCTGATGTACGGCCCCCCCGGTACCGGAAAGACGCTGCTGGCCCGAGCCTGCGCAGCACAAACCGACGCTACATTCCTCAAGCTTGCCGGTCCTCAGTTGGTCCAGATGTTCATTGGAGATGGTGCTAAGCTTGTGCGCGACTGCTTCGCCCTGGCAAAGGAGAAGGCCCCGGCGATTATCTTCATTGACGAGTTGGATGCCGTCGGTACGAAGCGTTTCGACAGCGAGAAGAGCGGTGACAGAGAAGTGCAGCGAACTATGCTGGAACTTCTGAACCAGCTTGACGGTTTCGCATCAGACGACCGCATCAAGGTGCTGGCCGCTACCAACCGTGTGGACGTCTTGGATCCTGCGCTGCTTCGATCAGGTCGTCTCGATCGAAAGATCGAGTTCCCCCTGCCGAACGAGGAAGCGCGTGCGCAGATTCTTAAGATTCACTCTCGCAAGATGAGGGTCGACCCCGCCGTCAACTGGGGCGAGCTGGCCCGCAGCACGGATGAGTTTGGTGGTGCCATGCTCAAGGCCGTCTGTGTAGAGGCCGGTATGATTGCGCTGCGTATGGGCAAGAACAAGATTAGCCACGAGCATTACGTGGATGCCATTGCCGAGGTGCAAGCCAAGAAGAAGGACGTGAGTGTTGAGACCTGCTGCCCGTGGGTTGCTGTATGCATACTGACTCTTTTCAGACGGTCAACTTCTACGCTTAATCCATTCACGTGTTGGGTGATGCCGCCGCTGGGTATCTGGGGTTATTGCTTCTGGCGGGAACGGGAATGCATAGAGGAGTCGAATGCGATAGACAACAACTTTGTACGATTACCACGGACACTCAAGCGGCCCTATAGGAATGGAAAGCAGGGTGATTGTGATCCCAGCAAGCAGTCCCATTACGCGTTCCGTTGATACTTGCCATGTCGGATGTGCCGTTTGTGAATTCGATGTTTGAACATGGGAAAGTGAGGCCTCTTGCCAAGTGGCGAATTGAGTGAGGGGAACACGGGGGAGAAGCTATCCACAGTTGGAGACGGTCAAGTATCCTGAAAGTTTGACACCCTGACTGAAGCCTACGATAGTTATCAACGATCGGCACCCGAGAGGCGAGAAGCAAATACGCGTTCAGCTTCACGGTCTCCCAAAGGGATCGGCAAGCTGTCAGGAACACCTCGCAAGATATCGAAAGTCAGGCTACTGCAGGTCGTAGGACCTTGTCGAGCTGAGGCCGATCTCTTTTGCGAGGCCAGCACAGGCACAGGGTTGTGGGTGAGCAGGCATTCGAGAGATGGTTGCAGGTATGCATGCATGCTCTTCACAAGTTGCGATCCTCCCCCGAGCAAGGGCTATGATCTGGCTGCTTACGTAGGTGCCATCCGTGTTGTCGTTTCTGGGATCCATGTTCTTTGGAGTACTTTGGGACGAACGGCCAATGATGAGGGTCAATGGCATTGATGAGGAGGAATTGGGAATCTGGGGGAGGGTGTTGCAGGTACGGCCATCGTAGCCGAGTATCTTGAGCATCGCGTATAGGAGAGCAAATGGGCTGCTATATCGTGTGGCGTTGTATACCTACCTCAGCATCGTAGTACGTTCCCTAAGCCTCTTCCGCGAGCCGTCTTTAGAGTATCATTGGCGGTGCGAAGTCTAGGGCTTTCATTACATTACTCTCTACGTAGACACTAGGTGCACAATGCAGATAAACAGGAGATTTGAGCTGTTCCTTGGAGGGCTGCCAGACCTTGGTTTTCCTCTCCGAAGAGGGCTGATCCCTGCCTGGTTCGGGGTCGCTTCGAGGTTCTGGGGGGTGGTTCACTGGTGGACAGGGGAGCTCAAGATGGAAGTCAAGTCCTAGCGTCCTCCCCTTTTTGTGGCTTTTGTTTTTTGCTTCTTCTTTTGCTTTCTGCTCAGCATTGGTGACGACGGTAGGTGAATTTGCTGTGAAAGTGGTATGAGGGCGTTGATGGTGAGGGTATGGGGTGACATCGTGGGAGCCGAGTTTTGGCGATGCCCACTTGTCACCCAGTTTGGTGACGATGTATTTGTCTGTCCAAGTTGACAAACCGGCAAGCTGCTTCGACTGTGTCTGTGTGGAATTCGGCAGCGTCAATGTAGGTCCAGAGTTCCAGCCTGCAGCTTTCTCGGAACTTTTTTTTGTTATTCTCCTGACGAGTATTGCCTTGCTCCCCTCACTCACTGATTCAGCGCTGCGTTTTCTGGGTGTCATGGTCTCATGTTAATGACACCGTACCGTTGCGGCGGGCGTGGAGATGGGAAAGAGGTGTCACGGTGTGCTGTGCCCAGGTGTGCAGTTTGTTACCGAGAGTTCGGACCATGGCCGGGGGGATGGATTTGGGAGGGGGCGAGACCGATGACGCCACCGCGGCTGAAGGGGCGGAAAGCTGGCGGAGAGGGAAGTTTGGGCCAGATGGGAGTAAGAAGCTTATTCTCCCCCAAGTCCCTTCCCCTTGCGCCGTTTCTTACTGTTCACGCTATTGTCTTCCAAGGTGCTCGATGCATTGCGTGATGGGCCAAAGTTGGCGGTAAGCCTTACAAGGTGAGACATGAACTTTTCGGCCCCCGATCTGGGGGAAGAAGCCGCCGGCGGGAGTTAGGTTTAGAGGGAAAGTATCGCGGCCGGCCCCATCTGCCGCCCGGGGCTCCACGTCCGACTTCACTACGTACCTTGTACCTTTGTACCGGTCCAGACATTTTGATGAGTGTGAACGAAAAAGTCTGGCGGCTAaatttctaaatctcttgtTGATCGTCATAAATCATGCATTTCTTCCCTGTTGCGACCGAGTAGTCGCTGCCGTTCATCTCGTCTTTTCATCACAGCTGGTGTTCTTATTCCCAGTTGTCCCCATTTCGTTGGATTACAGAGAGGCACCCGACACTTCGTCTATTGTTAGAACGCTTGACACGTTTTTTGACAGTTCTCTAAAGGGGTCAGAATTTACCAATTGTCCAGCTGCTCAGGGGAAAAGACGTGGATGCAAGATGCAGCGTGTTCCCAAAAAACGAAGCAGCTAGTCGTGGCGTCGATGCTGATCTTTCTCAGCCACGCTTGTCCTACCGTTTGACACGAGGGGATCGTCGGCCGTTGgaaagaaaataaagagcAACACACAGACAATTGAGGCAAAAAGCCGTCTTTTACTGCCCAGCTTCCCAACGGTCAAGGCCGAAGCGGCATAGGGACTAGAGTTGCTAGTCACCAATGGGCACCCAGCATACGCCGAAATGACGCTCTTTTCCCCCTTCCAGAAAACCAATCATGGATGGTAGACTTCTTTCCGGGGGTGTGTATTGTTGTGTGTGGTGTGAATACCGGCAGTTAAGATGCAGGGGAGCGGCACATATAGGTTTTCGTCCTTCCCTCCCCGCTTTCCTCCAAGTGATGGCCTGCCCCGGCAGCCCGTAGGCGCGGACCAACGACGTCTCAAGACGTTGATGGTTTCTCGGCTTGGCTGTTTGTTAGTGCTTCTTTTGTTGGAGGAAACCCACGCCGTTGCCTTTCCTTGGATATGCTATGATTTGGCTCAATTCCCTTTTGATTTGCCTGCCGGTGCCGTGCCGAGAGCTTCCATGCGGCTGTATTCGAATGAGGTCAGAACCCGGTTGAAATGGAGCGCATGGAGTACCAATACTACCTTACCCGAGCCTCCTCTCTCTTGTGTCGTCTCGCCACCGCGACCTAGGGAAACAGCCGCCGCGGTGACGATCTCCATTGTACTGAGGCATGGCAATGGGTACTGCAATGTAGTGTAGTGTAGTGCAAGGCGAGGCGAGGCAGCGGTTGGGTATTATCCCATCTATACCATTATCCTCGTCTGCGATCGACGCAACCCCAGGACGGATTTCTCCTTGCTCTCCACCATCACCGCCTTTCATCCCTACGTCCCTGGCCATATTCTTTCTCGAAATCTTGTTCTGGCAGAAACCCCGAATGCATGTATGCACTTTCTTGGGAGACAGGGGAGCCTGGAGGCAGCCACGGCAACATCCCCCGGACCGTGGTTCGAAAAGAAATCACCGACTTGGCCCGATCTGGTAACGTAGGAGAGGAGTACCTGACGTATTGCGCGCCCATCTAAAAGCTGCAGACAGACGAGCTCGACACGCAAGGAACAGGGAGTCTGTTTCTGGAGGAGAGTAGAGAAGTAACTAGTGTCCCTTACTGGCCGGGGCCGGCGGCCGTTTTCTGCCACGCGAGATTGGGGCTCATGCATTGGTGTTTGCTAGATCACAAGGTTCTGTTTCTGGATGAGGACTGCGACTTTGTGGCTTGTGAGCCCAGTGTCTTTCATGTTCGAGATGACAGATCACGCCCACACGCCCCCTTTTTCATGTCTCTGCCATGTTCTGGAACGAGAGGTCATCGTTGAGGTTTAGGCTCGGAGCACGGTTCTACCACTGTCGCCAGGCTTCGTCTCCTTATTCCTCATGCCCTGGCGCCTCGCCCAAGAAGTCATGGGTCTTGGTAGCGATATCTCGTCGCGTCGTCATTCTCGTTTTGAGGCTTGAACGCCATGTCACGCTGGCATACGCAGAGGACCAAAATGTATCAGCCAAACGGATCAACTGATGTATTCGCCTCAACGCAGCATGGCAAGCAAGTATTCCCCGCATTCCTTTTCGTTTCCTATCTCTCTCTATTCGGACGTTTACACAGACTATTCTGGAAGGCGAAAAAAACAAGGAAACCCGTTCGAGCACCATTGTTCCCATGTGGAGTTCAGGTCGGATGGGCACACCCACCTTCTGGTACCTCTTGCAGCAGAACCCTGCGTCAGAGGAGACCGGGGTCGCGGACAATTCACGGGCGCATCTGCAGATGCAGACGACGCAGTGCCACAGTGGCAGTCTCCCATTGTCGTGGTCTTGGGATGGGATGGTCTGCCCGATGCTGATTTGTGCCTGCGTCGTCCGGTGACTCCGATATCTGCCAAAATTACCCCCGTCATCCCTAGACTGAGGCTACACAAACGACTGCTTCCATCTACCTTTCACAAGACCATTACTGTAGACCACCGGCGTTGTCATCGAATTGCTGAACGCCAGTTGGGCGGTCATTTGGTAAGAATTATAAGCTTGCGGTCCAGTGGCTTGTCTTCTCGACCACTTACACGCCGCCTACAGACCATTCTCCAGTTCTCACTCTGCCGCGGGCAACGACGGCGGCCTATGATATGAAGAAGAGAGCTGTGCTCGCCAAGGCAACGGCTAAGCGGCCTCAGCCGATTCAAAAGTGTGTGCCTACTCTACACAAAGTACATGTGGGTGGCAACCCTCGAGAGTCCAACTGGAGATTTCAGGTACCGATCCGAGTATTCCTACTCACGCCTCCATCATCCTCAGTAATAGGGGGTTGTATACCCCGTTCACCCGTCTCGAACCACAGAATCACCTTGCCCCTACACCCGGCTACCTCCCCTGAGCTCCTATCTTCACATTGTCAAGTGAGGAGTCCCTGTCGAACATGAGATCGACACAAGCCGTCTTCGTCACTCCACAATCAAAGGGGGGCGcaaggggaggggaggggataTAGCTGCCTCCCGTTTAAGGCGGTAGGGGGCCATCACGATGTCACGCTGTCCAAGGATTGGGACAGAAGTCCGTCGTCGGGGCGGCGCGAGCGCTTCGTTTGCTTGGGGAATCTTGGTCAGAGAGACATCGTCATCGAGACCGGAGGCCTGTGACGAAGGACAAGACGAGTGTCTTGTTCATGGTCTTTGCGGTCGTCACGTCTTGTCTGGAATCTCTATATAAGAAAGCACGTCAGTCCCGGTTGATGACCATCTTCCTTCTCTCCACTCATCAGCTCCATCACACCAACAAGCCTCATCTCCAGCTTACAACAATCACTCTTCTATTCCCATCTACTACATACCCACTTACACCAAACCAACCCACCGCCATCATGAGATTCACCATCGCCCTCACCGCCCTCTTCGCCGGCGTCGCTCTCTCCGCGCCCCTCGAGGAGCGCCAGGCCGTCTACGTCCCTTGCTCCGGCCTCTACGGCACCTCGCAGTGCTGCGCGACGGACGTCCTCGGCGTCGCTGACCTCGACTGCGGCAACCCGCCCGAGGCACCTACCTCGGCCGACGAGTTCAGCTCCATCTGCTCTGCCATCGGACAGCGTGCCCGCTGCTGCGTTCTGCCTCTTGTGAGTTCTCTTCCATATCTTGATCTATATGATATGAGCGTGTTTACTGACAGATGATACAGCTTGACCAGGGTATCCTCTGCAACACCCCCACCGGTGTCACCGACTAAGCGTCTCATATCGGACGCGGGTTTGAAGCCAACGATACTTCGTTGCTTGACGAGAGAGCTCTTGAGTTGAAAGAACTCGGGAGCCATGAAGATTTTGTACGAGTTGAGGAGGATGTAACGGTACTCTTGATTCGATATACATGGGCAACAATTGTTTTATAAATTGGGACGGGGAAGACGGCTGGGGGTTCAGGGGCGGAAAAGGCTTGGAGTCTATGAGGGCTATATAGGCTGCTCTCTGGCAGCTTGTACAACACCTATGTCTAGGGAAATGAATGTTTTGTTGAAGTCAGTCGACCTTGTTGGCGGTGAACTCGTTGAAGTCCAAGGTCCACAGCTTGTGTCGACGATTTACAGCCACCGGTGTGAAAGTATACGGGCTTCACGGTAGACGACAGCATCTGGTCAAACGGCTACACCCTGTGGTAAGGAATCTGCAGTATTGACTGTGGTTTGATGGCAAGGTATGCAAGAATCAACGTCGAATCCGTCTCTACTTCTAAGCCTTTTCCCATATTCCACACAGCATAATACGTACACCATAGGCTCGCATCGCCATCTACGAGTTTCATCGACTTCTTCACCAGCAAGTCTCTCGGAATTACTCATAATGCATTCATCTTGCGAAAGATACGCTACTTAGGTAAGGTTCCTGCCATGAGATTTGCCTCCCGACATTGATAGGACGAATGGCTCGTTATACAGGCCTCGAGACGGGCAGAGTGTATACACCAACTAATTTAACAAAAGCAGAAACATCGCATCCATACCTACTGGTCCGGATGAGAGATCCTCAGACACGCAAACTCGTTGGGTCTCGCTGCCTTTGGGTCAACTGGCTAATATGACTGAGAAAGATAGCTCAAGATACAGACCGCAAGGTCTACACATCAAATGACACTAGAAACAGACATACTCCCCAAAAAATACCGTGCACGATCTCCGGACAGGCAACTCGGAAGTCAAGAATGCGAAAAGGAGTATTCACATCTTGACATCTTTGAGAAGCAGCATAGACGAAGCAGCTGTCAAAAGAGGGCCAGTCCGCAAACGCGCCAGCAGGGAAAGGGGGGCCGGAGCAATGACGATGATGGACCGGTCCAGGCCTTTGATCGGTCTGGCAGTCTCGGTGAAGCATGTGAGTTCGCGGTGTGGGAGAGCACTGACCGCCAGCTGGCAGTATATTCCCCACAACCCGGCCCCGCCCGTCCCATCATCGAAAGGGAAGCACCACGGGCAAGCACGACCACCTGGCTACGTGCGTGTACCTAGGCCATTGCCAAGGATCACGATGAGGAAAGAACTTGTGGTGACAGCTGGTGGCGGTGCGGAGAAGTGGCTGATTTTTTCACACTCCAAAACCCCATCGTTGGTTGTGGTGACCGTGGGGTTAGCTCAGAGTGACATCACCGGAGCAATTGGTCCTGGACAAGAGCCATTGGGCAGGCAGGGAGTAAGACAGAGCTCGCAGCTTCCCGCTGGAGCTAAGGATGACGCAGGAAGGCACCTCACCTTTCCTTTCCCCAAGCTCCGTCTACACGAAAAGTGTTGAGCATTGGTTCACAAACAGGAACATGAAAATGAAGTTATCCTGAGTCTTTAATCCCAAACGACAATTCAAATATCTCAGGCTGATGGCATGAATGGCATAAACATGTCCCCCATATTTCCCATCAAAGTAATGGTTTCACCGTCCTTGCTCCAAACTGACCTGCAACCTTAATGTTCAGCGCTATGCACGTTGCACCAGGTACGTACCGCCCAGCCAAGCACCGCCAAACAGCCCGGACACCGCAGTGAACCCGCACCGCACCGCGTAAGAAATCCACTAGACAGGGGGGTAGCTACGTCATGCTGAACAGAGATGAGCTTCACGGAGCTCTCTGAATGGCTGAGGAGGGGAGAGCTTTTTTTTGTTGCCCTTTTCCGTCATCGTCTCTGAAGCACATCATCGTGGCATGTGGCCTGTCCTGGCCGGTGCTATTGCATTGAATTGACGTGACTGCCCTGTCGACCTCACTGTGTTGGCCCCCAAGGTAAGTAGGTGTTGCTCAGTTACGTGGGGAGCTTGGACGTGCCATGTATGGATACGATATGTCTCTTCTTTCTTTGTTTTGTTTGATTGTCTCAACGTCCGGCCGGTTGTCTCCAAACAATTTGAATAGCAAGGCAAGGGAAGACTTGGGCAGGTGCACCATGCAATAAGTTTGCGAAAGAGAAGGAGCTCCTCGCTCGTCACTCCTTTGGCCGCGGCAAGTGCTTCTTGAACCAGGCAGGTGCGACTTATATGTATGGCAATGCACCTTACCCAGGAAGGCACCGAAGGCAAGGTGTAGAAAGTACGTATCGCGAATGTACGGAtacgtaggtaggtaggtattgTACAACCGCCCGCTCCTTCCTCCATCCACAAGGCCTCGAATGCCATGGCCATCGCAGCAACGGGACGAGAGAGATGAGATGCATCCACGGGGAAGGCACCCAAGGCGCCCAACACAAATGCAGCCACAATTTCCCCCAAATCGTACCTCACCGCAGTGACGTGATGGATTCCTACCGTGAATTAGATCATCCGTGGTCCATTGGGTGAGAATTGACGCTTCAAGCTTGACGCTTGCCTTCCTTTGGTTGACCCCAAGGCCCCTTCCTCACTTGTGCTCCGTAGGTAGTCTGTACGCCTCCCATTTCCTCCCTGTCGTCAACCTGCCCGCCTATTGCCTGCACCTGCACCTCCACATTCATCTAGGTTTCCCGTCCACATTGCGTCTACCTACGTCTCCCCCCTGTACACAAGCACGTAGCTTGCCATCCCGCCTCCCGTCGACACAACAAAAACCACCTACACCCTTGGCAACCTCTCCCCCGAGCTTGACCTTTCTGTTTCTTCCTCTCTACATCAACATCTCTGTGATTTCCTCATCTCAGTTCTTTCCgggcctcttttttttcgtgATACCCCCATCTCTGGCTCTTCATTGGAAGACTGATTGCAAATCAACATCATGCGTTTCCTCCCCGCCGTCCTGACGGCTCTGGCTGCCCAGGGCGCCATCGCGAGCTCTTGGTTCTCCAAGGCTGGTACGTCATATTCAGAATTCATCATTGTCTTGATTTGTTTGATATGAAACTGACAAATATCACTCGCAGCCTACAACAAGTGGCACGAGACCGAGCTTGAGCGCTGGCTGTCTGACCATGACATCCCCTACCCTA from the Colletotrichum lupini chromosome 3, complete sequence genome contains:
- a CDS encoding 26S proteasome subunit P45 family protein, translating into MSTLEELDDLDRQDKNDKRDEGDKDKKEKKPTNDGDADMEDAEKEEDILDDEILNLSTQDIQTRKRLLENDSRIMRSELQRLTHEKATMGEKIKENLDKIANNRQLPYLVGNVVELLDLDPTAESLEEGANIDLDATRVGKSAVIKTSTRQTIFLPLIGLVDPTTLKPGDLIGVNKDSYLILDTLPAEYDSRVKAMEVDEKPTEKYTDVGGLDKQIEELVEAIVWPMKEAERFKKIGIKAPKGALMYGPPGTGKTLLARACAAQTDATFLKLAGPQLVQMFIGDGAKLVRDCFALAKEKAPAIIFIDELDAVGTKRFDSEKSGDREVQRTMLELLNQLDGFASDDRIKVLAATNRVDVLDPALLRSGRLDRKIEFPLPNEEARAQILKIHSRKMRVDPAVNWGELARSTDEFGGAMLKAVCVEAGMIALRMGKNKISHEHYVDAIAEVQAKKKDTVNFYA
- a CDS encoding fungal hydrophobin yields the protein MRFTIALTALFAGVALSAPLEERQAVYVPCSGLYGTSQCCATDVLGVADLDCGNPPEAPTSADEFSSICSAIGQRARCCVLPLLDQGILCNTPTGVTD